A region of the Variovorax sp. 54 genome:
GTCATGCCCCACACCTCGAGCATGGGCACGCCCAGCGCGAGGTACCACTTGACCAGCTCGGGCGAAATGGGCGCCGCACCGGTCACGAGAAAGCGCGCGCGGTGGATGCCGATGAGCTTGCGCGCGTTGTCCAGCGCCAGCAGCCGCGCCAGCCTGAACTTGAGGCGCAGCCCCGTGCCGATCTCTTGCCCCGCGAGCACCCTGTTGGCGATGGTCTCGCCCACGCCGATGCTCCATTTGTAGGCGGCCTGCTGCAGCGGGCTGGCCTCCTTCAGCGCGATCATCACGCCCGAATAGAACTTCTCCCACACGCGCGGCACGCCCGTGAACACCGTGGGCGCAATCTCGCGCACGTTCTCGGGCACCGTCTCGGGGTTCTCGACGAAGTTGAGGATCGAGCCGGTGTACATCGCGAAGTACTCGCCGCCCATGCGCTCGGCGATGTGGCACAGCGGCAGGAAGCACATGCGCTCGTCCTTGTCGTCCTGTGCGATGAGCGTGTTGTAGCCGCGCGCCGTGTACACCAGCCCCGCGTGGCTGTGCATGGCGCCTTTGGGCTTGCCGGTGGTGCCCGAGGTGTAGACAAGAATCGCGAGGTCTTCGGGCCGGCAGGCGGCCACGCTGCGCTCCACCGCCTGCGGGTCGCCCGCCAGGTGCGTGCGGCCGAGGGCGCGCAGCGCATCGAGGCTCATCACCGCCGGGTCGTCGAGCTCGCGCAGGCCTTCCATGTCGAACACGACCACCTGGCGCAGGCCGGACAGGCGGGCGCGCACCTCGAGCGCCTTGTCGAGCTGCTCGTCGTCTTCCACGAACAGCACCGTGGTGCGCGAGTCTTCGCACAGGTATTCCACCTGCGAGGCGGCGTCGGTCGGGTAGATGCCGTTCGACACACCGCCGCAGCTCAGCACGGCCAGGTCGGCCAGCACCCACTCGATGACGGTGTTGGAAAGGATGGACGCGCACTCGCCGCGCGTGAAGCCGATCGCCTGCAGGCCGGCTGCGATTTCGCGCACGGCCTCGGCGGTCTGGCGCCAGCTCCAGGCGCGCCAGATGCCCAGCTCCTTCTGTCGCATCCAGATGTTGTCGCCGCGCTGGCGCACGGCGTTCCAGAACATGGCCGAGAGCGTGTCGCCGGGCACGAGGATGTCGTGGCCGGGTTCGATGGTTCGAAGATCCCAGAGTCCTTGCATGGCGACGGCTACCTCCAGGTCTTCTTCTTTTTCCAGCGCCGCTCGCCGCGCACGCCGTCGTCCTTGACACCGAGGTAGAACTCCTTGATGTCGTCCTTCTCTCGCAGGCGTTCGCACGAGTCTTCCATCACGATGCGCCCGTTCTCCAGAACGTAGCCGTGGTCGGCGGCGTTGAGCGCCATGTTGGCGTTCTGCTCCACCAGCAGGATGGTGGTGCCGCGCTCGCGGTTGATGCGCACCACGATCTCGAAGATTTCCTTCGTGAGCTTGGGGCTCAGGCCGAGGCTGGGTTCGTCGAGCAGGATGAGGTGCGGCGCCGCCATGATGGCGCGCGAGATGGCCAGCATCTGCTGCTGCCCGCCCGAGAGCAGGCCCGCGTCCTGCGTGGCACGCTCGCGCAGGATCGGGAAGTAGGTGAAGACGGTCTCGATGTCGCGCGCCACGCCGTCGCGGTCCTTGCGCGTGTAGGCGCCCATCAGCAGGTTGTCCTTCACCGAGAGCAGCGGGAACACCTCGCGCCCTTCGGGCACGTGGCTCAGGCCCTGCTGCACGATGAAGGCCGGGTCTTTCGCCGTGATGTCCTGGCCCTGGAATTCGATGCTGCCCTTGCGCGGATCGATGATGCCCGAGATGGTCTTGAGGATCGTCGTCTTGCCCGCGCCATTGGAGCCAAGCACCGTCGCGATCTCGCCCTTGCGCACCTTCAGGCTCACGCCGCGGATGGCCTTGATCGGGCCGTAGGCGCTTTCCACATTGAGCAGTTGAAGCACGACGTCGCTCATGCGTGCGCTCCCTGATTCGGGGAACGGCGTTGGAGCCCATGCCCCGGACGGGCCGACGTCACCGGCCCTTCGGGCTGCCCTGCGCTGCTCACGACGGGCGGGGTCTCGCAGAACTCGCTTCGCTCAAACAGCTGCGAGCCCTGATCCGCCCGTCGCTGCGCTGCTCGGCGGCGCCTCAACGGCCCGCCCGGGGCATGGGCCCCAACGCCGTGGGCACGCACAGAGCGAACACCCCACAGCAAAAGCTCGGTGTGCGGTGCGGTGTGGGCGTCCCCTCTGTGCCGCTGAGGAGCGCAGCTTTCCGCGGACAAGGGCCCGCCCTTGTTTGAGCGAAGCGAGTTTGGGCGGGACCCCGCGGAAAGCGAGCACCGGAAGGGAGCCCGAAGGGCCGGCACAGTGGGGGCGACCGCGCCGTGCCGCGCACCGGG
Encoded here:
- a CDS encoding AMP-dependent synthetase/ligase, producing the protein MQGLWDLRTIEPGHDILVPGDTLSAMFWNAVRQRGDNIWMRQKELGIWRAWSWRQTAEAVREIAAGLQAIGFTRGECASILSNTVIEWVLADLAVLSCGGVSNGIYPTDAASQVEYLCEDSRTTVLFVEDDEQLDKALEVRARLSGLRQVVVFDMEGLRELDDPAVMSLDALRALGRTHLAGDPQAVERSVAACRPEDLAILVYTSGTTGKPKGAMHSHAGLVYTARGYNTLIAQDDKDERMCFLPLCHIAERMGGEYFAMYTGSILNFVENPETVPENVREIAPTVFTGVPRVWEKFYSGVMIALKEASPLQQAAYKWSIGVGETIANRVLAGQEIGTGLRLKFRLARLLALDNARKLIGIHRARFLVTGAAPISPELVKWYLALGVPMLEVWGMTESCGASTAVPVTRIKPGSIGPATGYNEVRIDPATSEILVRGPNVFMGYLNLPEKTAETIDADGWLHTGDVGVMDEDGYFRITDRMKDIIITAGGKNVTPSELENELKFSLYITDAVVIGDKRPYLTVIVMIDQENVEKFAQDHDVPFSNYESLTRTQEVQDLIQGEIDRVNAKFARVEQIKKFFLLETQLSAEDEELTPTMKLKRKLVQTKYAARIDAMYR
- a CDS encoding ABC transporter ATP-binding protein, giving the protein MSDVVLQLLNVESAYGPIKAIRGVSLKVRKGEIATVLGSNGAGKTTILKTISGIIDPRKGSIEFQGQDITAKDPAFIVQQGLSHVPEGREVFPLLSVKDNLLMGAYTRKDRDGVARDIETVFTYFPILRERATQDAGLLSGGQQQMLAISRAIMAAPHLILLDEPSLGLSPKLTKEIFEIVVRINRERGTTILLVEQNANMALNAADHGYVLENGRIVMEDSCERLREKDDIKEFYLGVKDDGVRGERRWKKKKTWR